The genomic stretch AATTATCGTTAGTTCTCCGCAGTTCAGAGTATATATTGTTATTGTATTTTCGGAATAAATCTATGAAAAGCAGAAAAATATTCTTAGCACACGttttacaaaaatgaacataatCACAAACCTCTTGCATAAAATTTGCCGCCATTTCCTGATCTTTTCGGTCTGAATCCAACTCGACACAAAGGTCCTCCATACTCCGGGACAGATTAACACTGGGTGGTGTAGCTTTCAGTTCGttaattttgttcaatgctTGTAGCACAATTTGCTCCGCTCGAATGCTCATTAAATCTGTTTCGGAGTTGCTAGAGTTCATTGACTGGCTGATGTCTCTAAAGCAGTCCCCCATAACAGGTGGTACCCCACCGTGGTTTAGATTACGGTGATGACACGATCGACATACCCTTTGTAAGCTCAAATCCTGTTTGGTTTGCATTAGGAATTGTTTTTCTGTGCAATCGAGACAACTAGTTTCCTCATCCCCATCAGTGCAGAACTTTTTGCGGTCATAATATGGGAAAGCAAACCGATAGTCTACTTCACATGCGCTGCTGTCGGTACACAGTTTCAAGtctagttttaaattttttgaattacTCTTCATTGATGATCTTGAACTTGGTCCAGCCAATTCGCTATCCACTGAAGATTGCTGCTGTAGTTTTTTAGGTATTGCACCAGTTTTCTTTGCCTCCATTGGCGTGCTTGCGATGATGTCTATAGCGCCACTTTTCTCATCAGGAGGTTCTTCCTGTCTTCGTGGGGAATTATCTAGCTCGAAACTAGCGCATTTCAAAGCCGGATTAACTTTATCCACTTCCTGTAGACAAACTCTTTCTGCGGTTCGTGATGAGTTAAATGCATCAACGTCTATTTCCTGCTGTTCTAATAAATTTTCCAGTTCCGAACTGGGTTCCGGGTCAAAATCCATTTCCAGAAAGTCAGTCTCGTCATCAGCGGGTTGATCTCGAAATTCTAGCAATGCTGGCACCTGATCATCGCCGCGATAAGCGTAGATACAATCATCCGAGGCAGATTCGTTTTCATCGTCCGAATAGATGTTATTAGGTAGTAAAATAATTTCTTCGATCAAACCGTTTTCGCTGATGTATGAAAGATTACCAAGCGAGTTGTTGTCAGAGTAATCTCCATCCAGATCGCCCTCATCGGAATCGACAGCACCAGTGGCCGCTCTACTACTCGCTAGTTGTTCATCATCAGGGCATGGTTCGTGTGCTGTGCGGCTATCTGATTTGCCATTCAACCGACTCTCTCCAGAATCCACGATTTCATGAGTGGCTGTTTCAACTGTGTAGAAGACACCAGAATCTAGAAGGAGACAACGGAGTAAAATTCAGTTGCGATGGGAAAACAAGAAAGGATATTTTTTAATCCATTTGAAAAGCTTTTTGTAGATAGTTTGTTTTGAGACATCTAATCTGAGTTTACATCATATGAAACTTATAAGGAATGCAAAGATAATTTTGCCATCTATTATAtaagcaaaaaatatatttctcaAAACAATTGTTGATTTAACATAAAACATGTTGTGGATAAATTGACCACGTTAttttaaatatcaaaaaattcagatttataCATCCATTTATGTGAACATTAAAAAGTATAACCATGCGCGATAATAACTCAATCAATGTCTCAGCCCGACTTAAAATATTGCTTCAAATTGTTTTGGTTCAAATTTACTAGAGCATCTCACCAGTCCGGTCGCTGTTAGTACGTTCGCCGCCCTCTGGAAGCAACTGGGCACCGTTCACCTGCGGCATTAGATTCTCCTGTTCTGCtacgttgttattgttgttgaaaTGGTTTTGATACTTGACTGCAGTCGCTTTTGGGATAGCTCCCTTGCTAGCGTCCCCGGAAGAACCCCCGGCACTGCTCTTCTGATAACAATAGTTCTCATTATCATTGTTGTCCATCATTGCGTACATGCTATTTATAGAACGATTAGGATTTTTGTTTCTGCTCGAAGCCAATTGCGACTTGTTCGTTCCGGTAGCAGAATATTCTGCTAGCTTTAATTTTTACTTCAATCAGGGCACGGTCGTGATGTAATCTGAACTGATAATCACAATCATAAATAGCTTCGATTTACCACACGAGAACAGCTAACGAATAATTTTCTGGTGTTAGTTATAGTTTTGTTTTATTACTAGACGGAAGCTTGCTTGAATACGTAGTATGAGCCTTTTTTCACTACAATATTTTCCTTGATTCGGCATCAGATTTAAAATTCTACAGATTTGAATTCAATCACATAAAGCATATTATTTCTGAACTTCCACACATTATATCGACTCATTTTTGATTCTCATTAGGATTTACACATTGGGATTGTAAATTCTTAATTATTTTCTCGTTAAAAGCGATCACGCAGCCGAAGTCATTTTTGTTATACATTTGCGATTTTATTGTTTACTTGTCTATACCATCCCAGGTCCCTGTTATGAGGTCACGATTTCGTTTTCATCATCCCAATCCAATTTGTTACAGATGTGCATTATGGACTCACCGTATTGCACACTTAATCTATCTGATACACAATTATCGGAAGTAGTCATTATAATTAGACAGATGTTTACAGAAAAAAGAGTTTGGGTAAGTTCAGTTAACAGTTGTGTGCCGAAAGAGTGAGATTTCGCCTGTTAACAGACACTATGACTGAAATTGATAGTACCAGGGGGTTGTACTCAAACAATACGGCGAGGGCTCACTTCATTCGCATAGATTCCTCGATATAATTTCGATACAGCATGCTGATAAAGTAGGCGGAACCTTATGAATTTGCAGTTGAGTTCACGAGTGTTGTGCAATatttcagattttattttgCTAGAAATGAATGATAATTCTAGACAAACTATTTCTTTATCGTTGTTATTTGTTTGTCTTATTAGCAGTGTAATTACTAGCATTTTCCTTTACACGTTCTGGCATCACAACGAAAATGCAAAGCTGATACAGGATATACAGGAAAATCTCGGAGCGCTGACGGTAACTCacacaaattaattttttgtaatAAACGATGTTCTAATGTTGTAATACCTATTATATAATAATATGTAATTAAATATCTGGTTTTCATTTTTACATGATTCGCATTTACCCTTCtattatccagctttccacgagcggtaaatGGGGACGGTGCACGCAgcccgttttgatgttttttGCAAGTCAGGGAATTTTTAATAGCAGTAACGGAGTAGTAAATATAACAAcgtcgcacagtgcgttgaatatATAGGAatgcgggacaaaaatcaaaacagccattctagtatttttttcaattggtctgacacgaaaaatgtttggtaccgatgagagctactatttgcacAATTGACGAATGTCAAATACGTCATCACgaaaatgtctcaaacgccattttttttgtacagaagcataaaatgataattttccaagaatattatccacttcgagataaaaggcttgaaaagcatattaaaataatttctaggcgatgaaaaagtgacctaaacgcCATCACATTTAGTTTTTATGATTATTTCTGTTTAAATCTCTTTTAATTGTGTTTATTTACAGTTTTCTGTCGCAAAACATATAGACATTGTTAATTCAGGAATCTTTTATATGTTTGGCATATGAATAACGTGTTAAAAGTAGAAATAAGGGACATATGTACGACAAATTGCTCACTCTTGGTTCCAGAGGTATCATTCGAAAACGCGAATTTCGGTTGAAACTTGAGCAATGACAATCACTTCCAAAGTTTGAAGGACATTCCAAATAAgaggaaaaagtgaaattcagagaggtactttggggtactttttttgacgatcgattttaaatcgaaagtgTCTTTTTTTTCTAAGCATAAATAAGCATGACTAAGAAGCCTTTAACTTCCAAATGCGCTACGTTATGTCTCAATAGTAACATGTGAAATGTAGTAGTTACATGCctctaccgttgccattttggttTCAACTTAAGAGGATATAgagtatattgaaaaataattttgaaaactaaaaattttttttcaaaataacgtgtcacttgaatagttgaaaccaCTTTGCAGTGGATGCGTGCCATAATCGTATGAGTGAGCTTGGGAGGTTTATTATATCATTACAGTAGGgggattcatgtcgagctcgtaaacaaatacccagccgtaaaaatactcacctccattgacgagtaatggaagatacgcagtttacggctcggtattcgtatacgagctcgatgtgaagacccctagtatatctcaaacatgtataaaacataccagcatatagaattggttcaataagaaatcaacttttttgatttttgtctatggaacgttgCACTGTGCGTCGTATCGTAGCACAGCAAACTCCAACAAACAATGGGCATTTGGTTACTAAAATTTCTTTGTGCGCATGCGCGGACTTTGCGAAATTTGCGCTACTTTGCGAAATTTGTATtttactccgttactgcgattgaaaattactcGACCTACAGAGAACGTCAAAATAGGCTGCATACACTGTACGCCATTgacgccattaccgctcgtggaaagctggggtggcattgcgcagttcgattcgaacgatttttgctattttcgagtaggtcacatactgccagttatgctttaagcttaaaaggagctgtcattgtcatttgtcctgcggctcatctaacccgcaaagtcgaaaaaatacgaaaaacgaaacatagcgCCCCCAGCGattatttagttttgttcgagttgcttgaaacgaaatgcgcaatgtcacccctggataccatgatgagtagaacatggtgcaacggtttgaccaaaaagtagccgcggggtgaggaagcgttttttAACTTTGGAGGGTTGGAGACAAAGCATCATTATGCAACAGCGAGtattttttccgtgttcgttGATATATCCTCACAAACTAGGAAATGAATACCGCATATTCAGGTGTTTTTAgttggaaattgtttcttaaattgATGAATGTTGGTAGCAAAgtatgtagcattgccatatttataatttaaatgcatcctaatgatatattatgagatgcgataatttttatgccctAACAAACATACTCGCTGgcaatttttttcgatatggtcgattctgcttttgacatatcGATACACCATGTCTTTAAACATCATGGCTGGATACATCCTGGTATCAGAGCTGCCAGAAAAATACATTTCTTAGCTCATTTCCGCCTGCAATTATTTACGTATATGCGATGCGTGAATTAAGGTCCGTGAATCAGCCGATTCGCTGAGCAGTTATATTTATCTCTTAGGGGTCTGTTTTATCTAGCGCAGCGCGCTTTCTGATTTTATTTTCGAGTAATCCTCGCTCAAACCAGGCCAGTGATTGTACAAGTTACAAATTTGATAGCATTGAGCATGAACAAAAGATAGGGTAAGTGAGCCAGTTATGGTGAATAAACAAGTGCAATGGTTATGGCATAATTTAATCCGAATTTCGTAACTGGTTCATCCCATAACTGATACACTCTTTAGGTCTAATACCGTTGGTTGttcattcaaaatcatttaaattTCCTAGGGGAATAACACCCAAATTTTTCGTCCATGGTGTCACCCAGTCACGTTACGTCACTGGCTACAACTCGTTGCGTTTCCctgaatcgtacgccgccttgaatTTTATAAACAGATTATGTGTCTGCacgttgtgttctcgaaacttgtcgggGATTTGCCTCAAGGTGaacattagagatggtcgggtttcgggttttcaaacccgaaacccgaacccgacccgtacccgacgggttcgggtttgaaaattgttgaaagtgtcgggtacgggtcgggttggggtttggtgaaaaaaaaaattcgggttcgggtttgaaaatttcgggttcatgtcgggtttgggtatgaaaacccgaaacccgactataaaatctatgaaatcccgggttcgggttccacaatttcgggttcgggtttcatagaaataaatttttcgggttcgggtcgggttcgggtttgaacgaataaaaaaatttcgggttcgggtccggttcgggtttcgaccgaaaaaaaattcgggttcgggtcgggtacgggtttgaaaaacattaaacccgaccatctctagtgaaCATGTGATCCCTTGTAAATCGTCCGGTTCAAAAACCGCActccaggcccggatttaagtGGGGAGGAGAAGGGGGAgcgaagggggcaaatgcccctgGCTTCCGAAACAAGGGGCTTTCTAGGCCAGACATGCAGACAGAGTGgtcaccttttttttgctcgtcatccTCCAGCCAAGCGTTGCGtcgtttcaaaatttaaaattttcttacctctaattttttttaaagaatagAGGGCACCGCGAAATTATCTGCCACGGGCCCCCATCACCTAAACCCGGCCCTGTATtcacctgggagggagaaactgatacgaagctgtgggagtgtcaaaatgaaccagaatgagctgtcattgactgttaatttgaacgaagaaaaaaaaagcatttttttgtaataagtattgttataactgaaaggtATCGCGTTGCTTGAAAAAACATCCATCGCAAActgtttttgtattcattgtcgttttacagtatatttttgtttattttcacgtagaataatttttttttaagctttAGGTAATAATTGTGtcagcgtacttcgattattaaagCTGCGCTTttctggatttaaggctttggttataatttcgaacacacttcatcacggtcgtAGGTTGTttctcgtttcacaaaatacTGAGATGTTGGATTGTAAATTTTTTGGAACCGCATGAAACCCCGCAAAATATGTCTTACAGGTTACGCTCTTGTACACATTTTCacaaaatctgcgcaaatatatataaactcaaaatcctgaaaaaacttttatataacgaattgaaaaaaaaacagactcgaaaaaatttgtgttttactgAAAAGTTTGCATATTCAGTATTGccgatgttactaaaaactttgagtcatgcatgcgttacaacCTAAATGGAGAtatctggcttcttactcttcttactcacccacctcgatgatccctgttgtatttttcgtaagtgatgccattcactcgggaaatacttgaatgtttttaatgctttttatcaGCATTATGCACAATTCCTCCTGCAGGCGACAGTTTCACCAGATTTATTGTCTGAGGCTTACTGGAGAATCTGTATCTTTAATATCC from Wyeomyia smithii strain HCP4-BCI-WySm-NY-G18 chromosome 3, ASM2978416v1, whole genome shotgun sequence encodes the following:
- the LOC129726575 gene encoding uncharacterized protein LOC129726575 isoform X2, with the translated sequence MSVRMYTDSGVFYTVETATHEIVDSGESRLNGKSDSRTAHEPCPDDEQLASSRAATGAVDSDEGDLDGDYSDNNSLGNLSYISENGLIEEIILLPNNIYSDDENESASDDCIYAYRGDDQVPALLEFRDQPADDETDFLEMDFDPEPSSELENLLEQQEIDVDAFNSSRTAERVCLQEVDKVNPALKCASFELDNSPRRQEEPPDEKSGAIDIIASTPMEAKKTGAIPKKLQQQSSVDSELAGPSSRSSMKSNSKNLKLDLKLCTDSSACEVDYRFAFPYYDRKKFCTDGDEETSCLDCTEKQFLMQTKQDLSLQRVCRSCHHRNLNHGGVPPVMGDCFRDISQSMNSSNSETDLMSIRAEQIVLQALNKINELKATPPSVNLSRSMEDLCVELDSDRKDQEMAANFMQEIYSENTITIYTLNCGELTIIEALTRIGVAPNLDILRLYFAEQYNVDTSKMNIPQYLLHMSKRDCNIKKLIEAIKSCCDEPLDVQYYPLDPLSDTPELVQINSAEIAKRWNENTNLRQIINFKHRYFDTLNVLGKVVNILRMPHRGRHANLTINIPQYYKSGSITITRIT
- the LOC129726575 gene encoding uncharacterized protein LOC129726575 isoform X1 — protein: MYAMMDNNDNENYCYQKSSAGGSSGDASKGAIPKATAVKYQNHFNNNNNVAEQENLMPQVNGAQLLPEGGERTNSDRTDSGVFYTVETATHEIVDSGESRLNGKSDSRTAHEPCPDDEQLASSRAATGAVDSDEGDLDGDYSDNNSLGNLSYISENGLIEEIILLPNNIYSDDENESASDDCIYAYRGDDQVPALLEFRDQPADDETDFLEMDFDPEPSSELENLLEQQEIDVDAFNSSRTAERVCLQEVDKVNPALKCASFELDNSPRRQEEPPDEKSGAIDIIASTPMEAKKTGAIPKKLQQQSSVDSELAGPSSRSSMKSNSKNLKLDLKLCTDSSACEVDYRFAFPYYDRKKFCTDGDEETSCLDCTEKQFLMQTKQDLSLQRVCRSCHHRNLNHGGVPPVMGDCFRDISQSMNSSNSETDLMSIRAEQIVLQALNKINELKATPPSVNLSRSMEDLCVELDSDRKDQEMAANFMQEIYSENTITIYTLNCGELTIIEALTRIGVAPNLDILRLYFAEQYNVDTSKMNIPQYLLHMSKRDCNIKKLIEAIKSCCDEPLDVQYYPLDPLSDTPELVQINSAEIAKRWNENTNLRQIINFKHRYFDTLNVLGKVVNILRMPHRGRHANLTINIPQYYKSGSITITRIT